TGACCAGCCCAGAGATAGGTCTCTGCTGCATCCCATATCTTATTAAAGTAAACCTGATCATTACAATAAAGTGCCAGAATCATCCCATAACCCGCACCTTCGGATACAAAATCGTGGGGTAGTTCTGATTTAGGCCTGTGAACCGTTGGGATTTCATAAGGATCTATATTGCGTTTCTTTATTCCCTGCCAGGTTTTAAGAAGTATAGTATCGTAAGGGGTATTTACTGCAGGAAGGGTTGAAGGAAAAGGAAGGAGAGTTGCTGAAGCGTGCAAACAGAAAAAGCATACCGGAATTATAATATTTTTTAGCTTAATATGCATGTTTTCTCCATTAAATATAGGTGCCTGAATTAATTAAATAATTAGTGTATTTCGAAACATTTGCAGTTCAAGAAGCGAAGTTGAAAGAATCTGTTTTTCCAGAAGCAGAATTTTTATTAGTTTCCCATTCTGGACAATACTGATATCTGCCACAAGATAACAAAGGAATGAATATAAAATCCGACTCATCTGGAATGAACCTGACCAGTTTTGCAATCTGGCTTATCGCCTCGATATTAGGCAGAACCTGGCGGTTTAAAATCAAGGCTCCTGAAGCTATTGACCCATTTAACGATCAGGGATACGGCAGAATCTACTGCTTCTGGCACTCACAACTGCTGCCACTTTCCTTTGTTTTCAGAAACACCGGAAAAACCGCGCTGGTTTCTCAGAGCCGTGATGGAAGGATTGCTGCTGCAGTGGCAAAATGCTGGAAACACGATATTGTCTTTGGCTCATCAAGCCACAACCGTCTCTCTGCACTCAGGCAGTGTGTACGGGTATTGAAAGAAAAGAAAAGTATTGTATTAACACCTGACGGGCCAAGGGGACCGGCAGAAATTGTTAAATCCGGTGTGGCACAGATA
The Fibrobacter sp. DNA segment above includes these coding regions:
- a CDS encoding lysophospholipid acyltransferase family protein yields the protein MNIKSDSSGMNLTSFAIWLIASILGRTWRFKIKAPEAIDPFNDQGYGRIYCFWHSQLLPLSFVFRNTGKTALVSQSRDGRIAAAVAKCWKHDIVFGSSSHNRLSALRQCVRVLKEKKSIVLTPDGPRGPAEIVKSGVAQIAFLSRAPVVPVVLFSDRSWRLKSWDRFIIPKPFARVDIILGDPICTQQYSDNEDFTESLRALIQEKMDALSRVA